In the Mya arenaria isolate MELC-2E11 chromosome 11, ASM2691426v1 genome, one interval contains:
- the LOC128209321 gene encoding BTB/POZ domain-containing protein 7-like encodes MGTNASFPEATQSCAGSPTKLQGLSRLTQSYTVSDSDLSNRDKKKKTSKFATLRKKLTRARRHSKSLDYGKAMRDLVSSWSTHDLASLVQQYESLASLKELCISSNIARSAASTYAQDLSHLYDFKYCTDIEIVYKGVCFPAHRALLCARSPFFRDILSRHHDTYPRVPIKLRTPGVDVVLFSALLHYLYSDSINFEELSENSRVVLTKLATELGMPNPLYQDLRNLLESGDYSDSVLVFTSEPDMNESFSSETGSSEGLSRANLELQCHRAVLAARSPFFRNLLIRRAQCGEDNVDHSQNFCTRIVLDESVIPRRYARVLLHALYLDTVDLSLIMRGSASVCSLSEVQAIVAGRGQMTAVDEAMEIYQIGQFLDIPAISQGCEDVMVEQLSVENLVSVLAWSEEPHGSPWVLRHALHYLREEFLQVAASPVLYELSKTHLLEALSSDLLQAGELDVLGAVIRWGEHHLVRRIEKREPNLLSHTAHSVSRKGVKRRDMNDVELRDIMAEVLPLVRMDHVIPYTSEILTGAIRRGLVSVPPTHMLTDETGHTASAWVPGRNNAVYTRPRLFTPYYEEGKSLLEERQSCGQGAGLSRVRPLHMSSIPDTLYMVDDPQYLHHFLSAHPVPLRHVDIVSGTIPVPSAGVLKMMVQREQELKCLPMVQRTFAQAYLDRRAVMYQLHLRVVREFGWPDSTVEVLQNVQYYYNREPPPQRDHPTYADQSYPPLNPRRRPSPPPRQECRHRSQSRQTQHITPASSPTKHYNQGLCEFNSGSDGSEEDFCSGTLTSQRSALSDTMPDIAMATASASQLHLGEENQPDIGDGGAGRHGMLYI; translated from the exons atgggcacaaatgcatcatttccggaGGCCACCCAGTCCTGCGCTGGCTCTCCGACCAAGCTCCAGGGTCTATCCCGTCTTACGCAGTCTTACACTGTCTCTGACTCTGACCTTTCTAACAGagataaaaagaagaaaacatcaaAATTTGCCACACTGCGCAAAAAGCTAACAAGAGCAAGGAGGCACAGTAAATCCCTCGACTATGGAAAGGCAATGAGAGACCTGGTTTCTTCATGGTCAACTCATGATCTAGCAAGCCTGGTTCAGCAGTATGAATCTTTAGCCTCTTTGAAGGAACTATGTATTTCATCTAATATAGCACGTTCTGCGGCCAGCACTTACGCACAAGATCTTTCTCATTTATATGATTTCAAATACTGCACAGATAtagaaattgtttacaaaggCGTGTGTTTCCCAGCACACAGAGCGTTACTTTGTGCAAGAAGTCCTTTTTTTCGAGATATTCTTTCTCGACATCATGACACATACCCTAGAGTACCAATCAAACTAAGGACACCGGGTGTAGATGTAGTTCTTTTTTCTGCGTTATTACATTACTTGTATTCAGATAGTATAAATTTTGAAGAGCTAAGTGAAAACAGTCGTGTTGTATTGACAAAACTGGCAACAGAGTTGGGCATGCCTAATCCTCTGTACCAGGACCTTAGAAACTTACTGGAGTCTGGAGATTACAGTGATTCGGTGCTTGTGTTTACCAGTGAGCCAGACATGAATGAGAGTTTCTCGTCGGAGACAGGATCCTCAGAGGGTCTCAGTCGTGCCAACCTTGAGCTGCAGTGTCACAGAGCTGTTCTGGCTGCTCGCTCTCCTTTCTTTAGAAACTTGCTCATAAGACGGGCACAATGTGGAGAAGATAATGTTGATCATTCTCAGAATTTTTGCACACGGATAGTACTTGATGAGTCTGTGATTCCGAGGCGCTATGCACGTGTTCTTTTGCATGCCCTATACCTGGACACCGTTGACCTGTCACTGATAATGCGGGGCAGTGCCAGTGTGTGCAGTTTGAGTGAGGTTCAGGCCATTGTGGCCGGCCGGGGACAGATGACTGCTGTTGATGAGGCCATGGAAATCTACCAGATAGGACAGTTCCTGGATATCCCAGCCATCTCTCAAG GTTGTGAGGATGTGATGGTGGAGCAGTTAagcgttgaaaacctggttagtGTGTTAGCGTGGAGCGAGGAGCCACATGGCTCCCCCTGGGTGCTCCGCCACGCTCTCCACTACCTGCGTGAAGAGTTCCTTCAGGTGGCTGCCTCTCCTGTCCTCTACGAACTCAGCAAGACGCATCTTCTTGAGGCTCTCAGCTCCGATCTTCTCCAG GCTGGAGAGCTGGATGTGTTGGGAGCGGTGATCCGCTGGGGGGAGCACCACCTTGTCCGCCGCATTGAGAAACGAG agCCAAACCTCCTGAGTCATACAGCGCACAGTGTGAGCAGGAAGGGGGTGAAACGGCGGGACATGAACGACGTAGAGCTCCGGGACATCATGGCCGAGGTGCTGCCCCTGGTACGCATGGATCATGTGATCCCATACACAAGCGAGATACTAACAGGAGCCATCCGCCGGGGCCTTGTCAGTGTACCCCCAACACACATGCTGACTGACGAGACGGGCCACACCGCTTCTGCTTGGGTCCCGGGCCGCAACAACGCGGTCTACACAAGGCCCCGGCTCTTCACCCCATATTATGAGGAAGGCAAG AGCCTGTTAGAGGAACGGCAAAGCTGCGGACAGGGGGCGGGGCTGTCCCGGGTGCGGCCCCTCCACATGTCCTCAATCCCCGACACCCTCTACATGGTGGATGATCCCCAGTACCTGCATCACTTCCTGTCTGCCCATCCCGTCCCTCTCCGACATGTCGACATTGTCTCGGGCACCATCCCAG TGCCCAGTGCAGGAGTGTTGAAAATGATGGTTCAACGGGAACAAGAGCTGAAGTGCCTGCCAATGGTTCAGCGGACGTTTGCTCAAGCCTACCTTGACCGGCGTGCTGTCATGTACCAGCTGCATCTTCGGGTTGTGCGGGAGTTCGGCTGGCCCGACTCCACTGTGGAGGTTCTGCAGAATGTGCAGTATTACTACAACAGGGAACCCCCGCCACAACGGGACCACCCAACATACGCGGACCAGAGTTACCCTCCCTTGAATCCGAGGCGACGCCCCAGTCCCCCACCTCGACAGGAATGTCGACATCGCTCCCAGTCTCGGCAAACCCAGCATATTACCCCAGCCTCATCACCCACCAAACACTACAACCAGGGCCTTTGTGAG TTCAACTCTGGCAGCGATGGCAGTGAAGAAGATTTCTGTAGCGGAACATTGACCAGCCAGCGCTCGGCTTTATCAGATACCATGCCTGATATTGCCATGGCAACTGCATCTGCGTCCCAGCTTCATCTTGGAGAGGAGAACCAGCCGGATATCGGTGACGGAGGAGCTGGTCGGCATGGCATGCTCTACATCTGA